Proteins encoded by one window of Pseudomonas sp. PSKL.D1:
- a CDS encoding ATP-binding protein: MMTSAQRSPAALQPGMSDIELLHSISVALIGEQDRQMLYRHIIDAAATITGSQFATMQVLCPPDDPSGHAGELQLLCSRGLSADAEAFWKWVNQNALSSCGLALRQGKRAVIADFEQWSDIAGTPELQAFRDAGIRAAQTTPLVSRTGRLLGMMSNHWCEPHQPSERVLRLLDILARTAADLLERTLAEEALRSREQALERACNELRATEGRLQELNDTLEQRVATRTHELMAVEERLRQSQKMEAVGQLTGGLAHDFNNLLGSISGSLELACHRLAEGQLAEVDKHLAVCQGNVSRAATLTHRLLAFSRRQALSPRAVDVMTVLEGMSELIAPTLGPAIDVRILGNQALWQAYVDAAQLENALLNLCNNARDAMPSGGQITLKASNVAVDAQSPQATDLLPGHYVHLRVIDTGIGMPPETASHAFEPFFTTKPAGQGTGLGLSMIYGFAQQSGGHVESGQGDHSRPLSASLPCASQPIAHRIGRNCHG; encoded by the coding sequence ATGATGACATCTGCCCAGCGCTCGCCAGCGGCTTTGCAGCCCGGCATGTCTGATATCGAGTTGTTGCACAGCATCAGCGTGGCGCTCATTGGCGAACAGGACCGGCAGATGCTGTACCGCCATATCATTGATGCGGCGGCCACCATCACCGGCTCCCAGTTTGCCACGATGCAGGTGCTTTGCCCGCCGGACGACCCGTCGGGGCATGCAGGTGAGCTGCAGTTGCTGTGCTCACGCGGCTTGTCGGCCGACGCGGAAGCTTTTTGGAAGTGGGTCAACCAGAATGCGCTGAGCAGTTGTGGGCTGGCACTGCGCCAAGGCAAGCGAGCGGTCATCGCCGACTTCGAGCAATGGAGCGATATTGCCGGCACCCCGGAGCTTCAGGCATTTCGAGACGCTGGCATCCGGGCGGCGCAAACCACGCCGCTGGTGTCGCGAACCGGTCGGCTACTGGGCATGATGTCCAACCACTGGTGCGAGCCACACCAGCCTTCCGAACGGGTTTTGAGGCTGCTGGATATTCTCGCCCGCACGGCTGCCGACCTGCTCGAACGCACGCTGGCTGAAGAGGCGTTGCGCAGCCGTGAGCAAGCACTGGAGCGCGCCTGCAACGAGCTCAGAGCCACAGAGGGGCGCCTGCAAGAACTCAACGACACCCTCGAGCAACGGGTGGCTACCCGCACCCACGAACTGATGGCTGTGGAAGAGCGCTTGCGCCAATCGCAAAAAATGGAGGCTGTGGGCCAGCTCACCGGTGGCCTGGCTCATGACTTCAATAACTTGCTCGGCAGCATTTCCGGCTCACTGGAGCTGGCGTGTCATCGCCTTGCTGAGGGCCAATTGGCCGAGGTGGACAAACACCTGGCCGTCTGCCAGGGCAACGTGAGCCGTGCAGCTACGTTAACGCACCGATTGTTGGCATTTTCCCGCCGCCAGGCGCTTAGCCCAAGGGCCGTGGATGTGATGACCGTGCTGGAGGGCATGAGTGAACTCATTGCCCCTACGCTCGGCCCGGCAATTGATGTCCGAATTCTGGGCAACCAAGCATTATGGCAGGCTTACGTAGACGCAGCGCAGCTTGAAAATGCACTGCTGAACCTGTGTAACAATGCCCGCGACGCCATGCCGAGCGGCGGCCAGATTACCCTTAAAGCCAGCAACGTTGCGGTGGACGCGCAGAGCCCCCAGGCTACCGATCTGCTACCCGGCCATTACGTACATCTGAGGGTGATCGATACCGGCATCGGTATGCCCCCCGAAACAGCCTCGCATGCATTCGAACCCTTCTTTACTACCAAACCCGCAGGGCAGGGGACGGGCCTTGGCCTGTCGATGATTTACGGTTTCGCTCAACAATCAGGCGGCCACGTAGAAAGCGGGCAAGGGGACCACAGTAGACCTTTATCTGCCTCGTTACCTTGCGCAAGCCAGCCAATTGCGCACCGCATCGGACGAAACTGCCACGGTTAA
- the paaX gene encoding phenylacetic acid degradation operon negative regulatory protein PaaX: MSNLAPLNTLIKRFQEQTPIRASSLIITLYGDAIEPHGGTVWLGSLINLLEPIGINERLIRTSIFRLTKEGWLTAEKVGRRSYYSLTGTGRRRFEKAFKRVYSPSQPAWDGAWTLVLLSQLEAAKRKAVREELEWQGFGVMAPNVLGCPRADRTDLAATLRELEASDDSIVFDTHTQEVLASKAMRAQVRESWRIDELGQQYSEFIQLFRPLWQGLKEQDELDAQDCFLARTLLIHEYRRLLLRDPQLPDELLPGDWEGRAARQLCRNLYRLVFAKAETWLNAALETADGPLPDVNENFYKRFGGLA, from the coding sequence ATGAGCAACCTCGCCCCACTGAACACGCTGATCAAACGCTTTCAGGAACAGACTCCGATCCGTGCCAGCTCGCTGATCATCACCTTGTACGGTGATGCCATCGAGCCCCATGGTGGAACGGTTTGGCTGGGTAGCCTGATCAACCTGCTGGAGCCGATCGGCATCAACGAGCGCTTGATCCGCACGTCGATCTTCCGCCTTACCAAAGAAGGCTGGCTAACCGCCGAAAAGGTTGGCCGACGCAGCTATTACAGCCTGACCGGCACTGGGCGTCGCCGCTTCGAAAAAGCCTTCAAGCGGGTGTACAGCCCTAGCCAGCCGGCCTGGGACGGTGCATGGACGCTGGTACTGCTTTCTCAACTGGAAGCCGCCAAGCGCAAGGCCGTACGCGAAGAACTGGAATGGCAAGGTTTTGGTGTGATGGCCCCGAACGTCCTCGGTTGCCCTCGGGCGGACCGCACTGACCTGGCGGCTACCCTGCGTGAACTCGAGGCCAGTGACGACAGCATTGTGTTCGATACCCATACCCAGGAGGTGCTCGCCTCCAAGGCCATGCGCGCACAAGTGCGCGAAAGCTGGCGCATCGATGAGCTGGGCCAGCAGTACAGCGAATTCATCCAGCTGTTCCGGCCGTTGTGGCAAGGCTTGAAAGAGCAGGACGAGCTAGATGCCCAGGACTGCTTCCTGGCTCGTACTTTGCTGATTCACGAGTACCGCCGGCTGTTGTTGCGCGACCCGCAACTGCCGGACGAGCTGTTGCCTGGCGACTGGGAAGGCCGGGCAGCGCGGCAATTGTGCCGTAATCTGTACCGTTTGGTATTTGCCAAGGCGGAAACGTGGCTGAATGCGGCGCTTGAAACCGCCGATGGCCCACTGCCCGATGTGAACGAGAACTTCTACAAGCGTTTTGGCGGCCTGGCATGA
- the paaY gene encoding phenylacetic acid degradation protein PaaY, with amino-acid sequence MPCYRLDGLTPVVDPTAYVHPSAVLIGDVIVGPRCYIGPLASLRGDFGRIVLEEGANVQDTCVMHGFPGGDTVVERNGHVGHGAVLHGCRVGEDALIGMNAVVMDGAHVAPRCIVGATAFVKAGFECPAQSLVMGAPAQVKRALSDQEITWKKRGTAEYHHLTQRCMASLVECQPLTEAEAHRPRMGDGGFRPKGEEGA; translated from the coding sequence ATGCCGTGCTATCGCCTTGATGGCTTGACGCCCGTGGTAGACCCCACCGCCTACGTGCACCCCAGCGCCGTGCTGATTGGCGACGTAATCGTCGGCCCGCGTTGCTACATCGGCCCTCTGGCGTCATTGCGCGGTGACTTCGGCCGCATCGTGCTGGAGGAGGGCGCCAACGTGCAGGACACCTGCGTGATGCATGGCTTCCCGGGGGGCGATACCGTGGTCGAGCGCAACGGTCATGTCGGCCACGGCGCGGTACTGCATGGCTGCCGCGTGGGAGAAGACGCTTTGATCGGGATGAACGCAGTGGTGATGGATGGCGCACACGTGGCGCCGCGCTGCATCGTCGGCGCCACCGCTTTCGTCAAGGCTGGCTTCGAATGCCCGGCGCAAAGCCTGGTGATGGGCGCACCCGCACAGGTCAAACGTGCATTAAGCGACCAGGAAATCACCTGGAAAAAGCGCGGTACCGCCGAGTATCACCATTTGACACAACGCTGCATGGCCAGCCTCGTGGAATGCCAGCCCCTGACCGAGGCCGAAGCGCATCGCCCGCGCATGGGCGACGGCGGCTTCAGGCCAAAAGGCGAGGAGGGCGCATGA
- the rfaD gene encoding ADP-glyceromanno-heptose 6-epimerase, which produces MTLIVTGAAGFIGSNLIQALNQRGETNVIAVDDLTDGDKFRNLADSDIADYLDKDDFLERFSRGQFGKVRAVLHQGACSSTVEGNGRFMMDNNYRFSRDLLQSAQAQQIPMLYASSAAVYGAGQDFREQRQCERPLNVYGYSKFLFDQYVRRQLQASCSQIVGLRYFNVYGPREQHKGTMASVALHCYNQYQAHGAVQLFGSYGDYPAGGHLRDFVAVDDVVRVNLFFLDHPGLSGIFNVGSGRAQSFNDIALAVINRLRLARDEPPVSLQVALRDKLLSYSEFPVHLRGKYQCYTCADLKRLRDAGYRAATLTVEQGINRYCDELLANRAAAPSPVAHGFAA; this is translated from the coding sequence ATGACGCTCATCGTAACCGGCGCTGCCGGCTTCATTGGCAGCAACTTGATTCAGGCGCTGAACCAGCGTGGCGAAACCAACGTCATCGCCGTTGACGACCTGACTGATGGCGACAAGTTTCGCAACCTGGCAGACAGCGACATCGCTGATTACCTGGATAAAGATGATTTTCTTGAGCGCTTCAGCCGTGGCCAGTTTGGCAAGGTGCGCGCAGTGCTTCATCAAGGCGCTTGCTCGAGCACCGTCGAAGGCAACGGCCGCTTCATGATGGACAATAACTACCGCTTTAGCCGGGATTTGCTGCAGTCGGCTCAAGCCCAACAAATTCCGATGCTTTATGCTTCGTCTGCCGCCGTGTACGGCGCCGGGCAGGATTTTCGCGAGCAGCGTCAGTGTGAGCGCCCACTGAACGTTTATGGCTACTCCAAGTTTCTGTTCGATCAGTATGTTAGGCGTCAGTTGCAGGCGTCATGCAGCCAGATCGTGGGCCTGCGTTACTTCAACGTTTATGGGCCGCGTGAACAGCACAAAGGCACAATGGCGTCTGTTGCCCTGCATTGCTACAACCAGTATCAAGCGCATGGCGCTGTTCAATTGTTTGGCAGCTATGGAGATTATCCTGCAGGTGGGCATTTACGAGACTTCGTTGCTGTAGACGATGTCGTGCGGGTCAATCTGTTCTTTCTGGATCACCCGGGCCTGAGCGGAATTTTCAATGTTGGTAGCGGCCGCGCTCAGTCTTTCAATGACATAGCATTGGCGGTCATCAACAGGCTTCGCCTGGCGCGCGATGAGCCACCTGTTTCGCTGCAAGTGGCATTGCGTGACAAACTCTTGAGTTACAGTGAATTTCCTGTGCATCTTCGCGGTAAATATCAGTGCTACACCTGTGCCGACCTGAAGCGTTTGCGTGATGCGGGTTACCGGGCGGCAACCCTGACGGTTGAGCAAGGCATCAACCGTTACTGTGATGAGTTATTGGCCAATCGCGCCGCTGCTCCCTCCCCGGTGGCGCACGGTTTTGCCGCTTGA
- a CDS encoding LysR substrate-binding domain-containing protein, which produces MRCVDLPVSVGHLLIIPSLMEFQQRYPGIELTLGTSDKPVDLISEGVDCVVRLGALEDSSLIASGIGYLPMVTCASPAYLARHGVPECVGDLSEHVAVNYFSGSNPRTLEWLFVDDDEIQTVRVRSAINVNDTQGFVASALAGFGLIQGPALNVQAHLDSGALVRVMQNCPVPAKRVSILYPHRELMPPTVEVFVAWLRSLMAEKGLIQP; this is translated from the coding sequence ATGCGATGTGTCGACTTGCCGGTGTCCGTGGGCCATCTGCTCATCATTCCGTCGCTCATGGAGTTCCAGCAACGCTACCCTGGGATCGAGTTGACGCTGGGTACCAGTGATAAACCGGTCGACCTGATCAGCGAAGGTGTCGATTGCGTCGTGAGGCTTGGCGCCCTGGAAGATTCCAGCCTGATTGCAAGCGGGATTGGTTATCTACCCATGGTGACGTGCGCGTCTCCAGCGTACCTGGCTCGACATGGGGTGCCCGAGTGCGTGGGGGATCTGAGCGAACACGTTGCGGTGAACTATTTCTCGGGCAGTAACCCTCGTACGCTGGAATGGTTATTTGTTGACGACGATGAAATTCAGACCGTGCGGGTCAGGTCGGCAATCAACGTGAATGACACGCAGGGCTTCGTCGCATCAGCCCTTGCCGGGTTCGGCCTGATCCAAGGCCCAGCGCTCAATGTTCAGGCACATCTTGATTCCGGCGCGCTGGTGCGGGTAATGCAGAATTGCCCGGTACCCGCCAAGCGTGTCTCGATCCTGTACCCCCATCGTGAACTGATGCCGCCGACGGTTGAGGTCTTCGTTGCATGGCTTCGGTCGCTGATGGCTGAGAAGGGCTTGATCCAGCCTTGA
- a CDS encoding response regulator — MRQVMAETLEDSGFKVVQAMAGAAALEQLHRHSEVDLLITDIGLPGAIDGWQLADRVLQIRPELPVLFVTGYLHATNDVPAQQLMLKPFSLKALSEKAWQLMGQVAER, encoded by the coding sequence ATGCGCCAAGTCATGGCGGAAACGCTGGAAGACAGTGGCTTCAAGGTCGTTCAGGCAATGGCGGGCGCGGCGGCCCTTGAGCAATTACACAGGCACAGTGAAGTAGATCTGCTAATTACTGACATCGGCCTGCCCGGAGCGATAGACGGCTGGCAACTGGCGGACAGGGTATTGCAAATACGCCCGGAACTGCCGGTATTGTTTGTGACCGGGTATCTGCATGCGACCAACGATGTGCCCGCGCAGCAGTTGATGCTCAAACCGTTCAGTTTAAAGGCCTTGTCCGAAAAAGCGTGGCAACTGATGGGGCAAGTGGCTGAGCGATGA